The following DNA comes from Janthinobacterium sp. TB1-E2.
GCAGATCATACTTTTGAGGATGGCGGACATTTACACGTCCCTCGCCAATGGTTAGAAGAGAATGACCTTACCCCTAACGCCCTCTTGGCCATCAAGATCAAAGGCGACAGTATGGTCCCGATGATGTACGAGGGCGACATTGCCGTAGTGAACGTCAAGGACAAAAACCGGGTAAATGGAGGCGTTTTCGCTTTGAACTACAAAGGCGAGTCGGTTGTGAAGCGTTTGAAGTATGAGCGCCGCGAATGGTATCTGACATCGGAGAATCCCGAATTCCATCAAGAGCCTTGCCGAACAAGCGACTGCAACGTCGTCGGCCGTGTAGTGCGCTTCGAACCACGGAATTTCAAGGATCGCTTATGAGCAACCCGCCCGGCAGGAATCCGACCAAAGGGGGTGCTTTACAGCAGGTCCTTTTCCCAGGTGGCGCTGCGGCTTTGGTAGCCCTGCTGTTCTTCGTTTATGGATCAGTTCACCGAGAGCCGGAAGGCGCAGTTCCAAGCCAACAGCAAGTGGTCGCCCAAGAGAAATCTGCCGCCAAGGATGCGGTTGAATTGTGCCGCAGCCGCGCCACAGCGTTACCGGCCGGTTCGAGTGAAGCGAAAATTGCCCAAGATGCCTGCCAACTTATGCAGACGCAATACGAACAAACATACCGCCTGACGCCATGATCCTAAAATCAATTTTCTTTGCGGCTATGCTGGCCCTGCCAATCGCGGCCATTGCAGCACCTTGCAACAAGGCGGCCGCCCAGGACGTGCGAAAGATGATGGCCGAATTCGCAAAATGGGAACTCGGTAGCGACACCGGTAAAATCAAAGTCACCTGGAACCACAAGACGGATAGCCAATCGACGAACGGAATATTGCGCCTCATGTCCGCATTCGCCGATGCGGATGCCTGCCTCATGGGCTACCCGCGCAAAATTCACTTCTATCGGATGGGCAAGCAGGAAGGTATCGCCTCACCTGATCATGGCGTCAAGCTCACGAACTAGATTCCCGCCACAAAGGCAGACTCACGGGCATCGCGCCGCCGACGGCGAGTATGTGGCGGGTGAGGTAGCGCAACAATTCGTTAGATTTCTTGTAAGCAATTTTATATATAATTTATAAATATGCCATTTCCGCAGTCGCGAGGTGGCCACTATAAATATCTATAAAAACAAGGACTTAACGATGAATATCCCAGGCCAGGTGGCCACCCAGAAACAGATTCCACTCGATCTCGGCATCGAAATTCAGCGCGATGTCAACGGGATTGAAATGGGCGTGTTAGACAATGGCATCCCCTATTTAACCCAACGCGGACTTTCAGGAATTACTGGGATTGCTCGTAACGCCATTCAGAACATAACAAAAGAATGGGAAGAGCACTGGAGCGATGTGGTCCTAGGTAAAGACCGCATTTCGTTTTTCAAGCAGTACTTAAATTCCAAGGGTTTCAATGAACCCAAATTGCACTTAGAGAGCATTCAAAATGGAGTTGTGCATTATGCGTATCCCGACATAGTGTGCATGGCATTCCTTGAGTACTATGCTTTTGAATCAAAAGCTGATAGCGCAACAGCACTTGAAAACTATCGTAGATTTGCTGCTTTTGGGCTTAGAACATTCATTTATGATGCACTACATTACGTCCCCAGCGATAAATGGAAGTATTATAATGACAGGGTTTCACTTCTTAAAGATAGCGCGCCAGTTGGTTATTTCACCATCTTCAAGGAAACGACCGGCCTTGTTGTCGATTTGATTTCAGCTGACCTTACAGTAAATGATAAAACCTTACCAGATATAAGCGTTGGGCTGGCATGGGCGAAATATTGGAAGGAAAACAATCTTGAAGGCTCATTTGGTCAACGCATATTATACGAACACAATTACCCAGATTACTACCCCCAAGCTTTCAGTAATCCCCAAACGCCAAATGCTTACCCCGATGCTGCACTTCCTGTTTTTCGACAATGGTTTAGAGAAACTTACTTGCTAACTAAATTCCCAAAGTACATTCTCACTAAGGCCAAGTTACTACCTGGTGGAGCCGCCGAGGCCATTAAGATTGGTGCGATGTACCAACCACCTTCGCTGTCATGATAAAAGTACTGGCGAGCTAGAACGAGCAGGATTGTTAATGGACTTTGCATCGCACCTTCTTCATTCATAGTCCCGGACACCTGCTCTTACTGCATAATGCATTTATGCAAGTATGCGCCGCCATCATCAAGATCAAGCAAATTCGTTTGGCAGTGGTCCAGGTCAAGCTAGAGGATACATGGCCGGCCACCGGCCCAGCCGCTCTGCTTCATGCACAGCGGTTCTTCCCTACCCTCCCTATTTTGTTGCTGTCGCCACGCGTCGGCGGCTTTTCGCGAAGCTACGCCACCTTCGACATCGCGCCGCTAATCCACCTGATAAACGCTGAAGAGATCGCTTGGCGGACTTACTTACGACAGCCTCCCTCAGAACTGCCCTTCTAAATCACGCAAGCCAGCCCCGACGATTAGGGGCTTTTTTTCGCCTTTCGCTCTCCGTTGCCAAAAATCTTGATTTTTACTAGCAATGCTATTGCGCTATTAAAATAGCTTTGCTATTATTCATTCATCGAAAGCAAACACAGGAGTCCGACATGTCCCCAGCAGAGCTCGCAGCACTTGAAGCGGTCCTCGTCGCTCACGGCGAAGTGATCCCGGCAATCGCAATCCCGGCGCGCGGCTGATCGCCATGAGCGCCCGCGACCACGATGCCACCCAGCTGCAGGCTGAGCTGGCCCAGGCCACGGCCGCAGCACCGGCCCCGCGCTTTCACTTCGACGTGACGATTCGCTTCACAGACGGCACGTACCGCAACAAGGTCCGCGCCCGCAACAAAAGTGTGGCGCATGCCATGGCTCTGACGGATGCGCGCATGGCCTCGCCCTGTAACACCTTCTACGGCAAAGAGCTCGGCCACTTGGTCGAGCTGGCCAAACAAGATCAGCGGTCGCCCGCGCCGTAGTTCAAGGCGGAACAGGCCGGCGGGCCGGATAAATGCCCTGTGGGATCAGCATGCTCCGATTGATCTTCGTGAGGATCAGGCGCCCGGGGAAGCCCGGCGCCACAACCAACCTTGAAGGAAATACAGCATGTCGAATTTCAAAAAAGATCAGAAGGTGAATGTGAAGGGCACGAAAACCGAGCCGCTGCCGCGCCCGGGCAAGTTCGTGCAGACGCATCCGGGCGTCCGTGGAGACTTCCTGGAAGTGCTGCTGGACGGCTCGACGCAAAGCCAGCGCTTCCGCCCTTCGCAGGTGTCGGCAGCCTGATTTCACCCCGGCCAGTCGCCCTGGCCCGTTTCGCCGGCGTAACCGGCGGCCAACAAAGCAAGGGCGGCGTGGGAAGCAGACACGCACCCGAGGGAAAGCTCCCTCGCAGTAAGTCAGTTTCGGGTCGCGTTACCACGACATAGCCAACTGACGGCTGGAGTAGCGCCCAGCCCCTTGCTTTGTTGGTGGCCCAACAGCCGCAGGAATCACACCCCCAACGGATTTTCTCGGGTCGCCAACAACACATTAACCAGAGGAGCAGGACATGAGCTACATCATCACCATCCGCACCGGCCCGCGTGCCGAGGATGTCGCGCACTTCGCGGCCATCGGCAACTTGGCCGCACTGATCGATGCGGCCTACGACGACGGCGCCCTGGGCGTGACTGCGATGGTGCGGCCGTGATCGCCCTCTTCCGCCGCCTGCTGGCCGCCCACCGCCACTACCAGGCGCAGCACCAGCAACGCATGAACAAGATGCGCCTGGCCGGCGTGTGCCGCGAGCTGGCCGGCCTCGAAGAAATGCGCAAGGAACTGATCACCGCGCAGATCGAAGCGCTGATCGACCTGGACGCATCCGCCGCGCGCGCGAAGCAGCTGGGCCGCGCCCACCGGGAGGCGCAGTGGACGTCGTCAGCCAAGCCGTGATGGACGTGGCCAGCCAGGCCCTGCGCAACTGGCATGCAGGCCACGCCATCGTCTACGCCGTCCGCCTGGCACTGCTGAAGGCAGAAATCATAAAACTCACAAGGAAAAAGTCATGAACGCAGTTACCCAAGAAAGCCGCAACGCCACGCAGACAACGCAGTCCGCAGGCGCGCTGGCACCCCGCACCGCTGGCCAGATGATCCTGGACGTCGCCCACATGGATAGCATGGTCCGCCTGGCCGACATCATGGCATCGGGCAAAGCAACTTTGCCGCCGGCATACCGCAATTCCCCGGGCGACTGCCTAGCGGTCATTATGCAGGCGATTTCCTGGCAGATGAATCCCTTCGCAGTGGCGCAGAAGACCCACTTCATCAACGGCAATATCGGGTATGAGGCGCAACTGGTCCATGCTGCGATCACGGCCTCCGGCATCCTGACCCAGGACGACTTCGACTACGAGTACTACGGCCAGTGGGAAAACGTCATTGGCAAGTACGAGATCAAGAAGAACGACAAGGGTGAATATCGTGCCCCGGCATGGTATTTGTCCGACGAAATTGGTTTGGGCGTCCGTGTTTCGGCCACGATCCGCGCCACCGGCAAGGTCAAGGTGTTGGACCTGCTGCTTGCGCAGGCGCGCACCCGCAACTCCACTCTCTGGGCCGACGACCCGAAACAGCAGCTGAGTTACCTCGCGGTGAAAAAGTGGGCGCGCCAGTATGCGCCAGGCGTAATCCTTGGCGTCTACACGCCGGACGAACTGGAAGCTGACTACCGCGAACCGGTCGATATCACACCTCCAGCAACGAGCGCCAACGCCAGAGGCACGCAAGATCTGTTGCCCGAATGCACCGATGAGCTTTTCAAGGAAAAGACGCCTGAATGGCGCCAGATCATCCTCTCCAAGAAGAAAACGCCGGATCAGCTGATCGCCTTCCTGAGCACTCGCGCCACATTCACCGAAGCGCAAAAAATAACCATCGACAGCTGGTCGCGCGAAAACGACTAATCGCCACATCCAACAATAAATCATCGAGGACACATCATGCAACGCGAAAATACTCTCACCCGAGAAATCCACAACCTGCTCCAGGGCAGCGATGACTGGCACGCCTTTCGCTTCGACCACCACGGCGCC
Coding sequences within:
- a CDS encoding RecT family recombinase, yielding MNAVTQESRNATQTTQSAGALAPRTAGQMILDVAHMDSMVRLADIMASGKATLPPAYRNSPGDCLAVIMQAISWQMNPFAVAQKTHFINGNIGYEAQLVHAAITASGILTQDDFDYEYYGQWENVIGKYEIKKNDKGEYRAPAWYLSDEIGLGVRVSATIRATGKVKVLDLLLAQARTRNSTLWADDPKQQLSYLAVKKWARQYAPGVILGVYTPDELEADYREPVDITPPATSANARGTQDLLPECTDELFKEKTPEWRQIILSKKKTPDQLIAFLSTRATFTEAQKITIDSWSREND